The DNA region GTCTCTTCGGAGAGCGGCTTCAACGAAATGGCCTCGAAAATCCTGAGAAGGAGCCGAAACCCAGATATCATACGTGGCGTTGGCAAGTTTTCCAGGTCGAAGATGTACCACAAGCGTGGTCTCTGGCAATTGAGGCCAAAGATGGCGGCGTTTTCCCTAAGCACGAGACTAAGCCTGCTGTAAACGATGCGGCTGCCACCAAGCAACCCAAGTTCTACCCAGCTGATGATGTTAAGCAGCCGCTTGTCAACAAGCGCAAGCACAAACCCACCAAACTTAGGTACAtaaaaattttcctattttctctgtttttgggatcaatttttttttttttttatagttttgatGTTTCTTTTGGTGGATGTGTAGGGAGAGTATTACAGTTGGGACTGTGTTGATTTTGTTGGCTGGGAGATTTATAGGCAAGAGAGTTGTTTTTCTAAAACAGCTTCCATCCGGGTTGCTTCTAGTTAGCGGTGagttttactataatttttttaatggctATTTTGAGAAATTGTAGGGACTCTGATCCGTtttgtgtttttaatattaatagtataaTTTTTCCTAAGCTATGTAACAAAATTGATGCTGGATGATCAGAGAAATGCAATTTGGTGCCATTAATTGTCACTGTAATTAGTGAAAAGTAGCTGGCTAATCAATcccttttttccctttaaaatgTTGAATTCTCGGGGTCACTTATATGCTTATCATGTTTGATCAGCGGGCATATGCAATGTCAAACATATTTTATCAGCGGGCATATGCAGTGTCAACTATATTTTTATCAGCTGGCATATGCAATGTGtttatgatgatgataatataaGAATTTTGTCTTAATGTGCTTTTCCATGTTTATCCCACAATTTTTTGGCGTctagttattatttttgtaacagaaattgtcattttccttGACTGCTACTTAAGAAGTCCTTAAAGATattgaattgtgtttttataCTCTTTGAAGAAGGAATTAAATTCTTTGATAATCTTATTAAGTTGATATTTTCATGGAATCATGTTTTGTTTAGTGATAAGACTTCTTAAGGCATTGTGTTAAGAAATGCAAAATATAAACCATTAACTTGTTCTTCTTTTTATAAACTTGTTCAGGAATATAACTTTCTTTTATGGAAGCcgtgtgtatataattttattgaatgtgtTATGCTTAGGCATGCCTTCAGTTCTTGTCTAACTATTATCATTTCTCTTCGCTTTATTGTTCTAATACTTGCATGGTTTGTTTCTTCATGACAGGACCATTCAAGATTAATGGTGTTCCTCTAAGACATGTAAATCGATCTTATGTGATTGCAACGTCAACTAAGGTTGACATTTCCGGGGTCAATGTGGAAAAGTTTGATGACAAGTACTTCACCAAGGAAGTTgccagaaagaaaaagaagggagaGGGGGAATTTTTTGAGACAGAGGTGAGTTATATATCCTTCATGTACTCAATACAGTCCAAAGATACATTGTTTTTGACTTACTGCTTTGTCGGTATAGGTTCAGTTCAGCAGACATCCTATGCCAACATAGAAAGATCCAtgagataaaagaattatattgtGCTACTACATTCATCTTAGccctttgaaatttgatggtgtTAGATTTTCTTTGGAATGTTTATGAACACATGCTTTTGCgacaaatcaaatttttgtaaACCCCGTCACTGTGATGTCAATGACATTAAAGAAGAATGGTGAAAAGTTTTGTTGGTCTGTCATGTTTAGCATagtgtttataatttttcttaaaagcatattcttgttttggtttattgagtccattttctttctttttttttttttttgggtcaatgAACTGCAGGAGAAGAAAGTGCTCCGGGATAACAAGAAAGATGATCAAAAAGTAGTTGATACTCTTGATAAAATCCATTGAAGCAGTTGCAGATTTGAAGTCCTACTtgtctgcaagattctcactcaAGTCAGGCATGAAACCACATGAGCTTGTCTTCTAAAGGAATTCCTCCAATTATAGTGTCAAAAGTTTTTTCTGAAATCCTTTTCATTTAGATTTTTGGTGCTTTATTAACAAAGTTTTGCAAACCTAAGTTTTGCATTAGCTCGTATCATGTTATggaatgatttatttaatttatttttgcgGTTAAGGTGGATTATACTCTCTGAATTCATATTATTGAGTTTGTTTCCTTATTTTGGAGCTATTCTTGTATATTACAATATCCTCTCTTCTgaccaaaagaagaaaattacagAATCCAGTCTTTCTCTGAACACAAAGTTCTGGTATGATATATTAATGAGTATATCATAAAAGCTTAGGTTGGGgacatttattttttagtgCATGTTTTTGTTTATGATAAAACCGGCTTATATTGAGTATTAATTTGGTAATACATCTTATTATAAGTTAACATAATTAGGTCCTCTTGCTTGCAATCAATCAAAAgcccaataaaaaaaattctggaATGGCTTATTCAACATTGCTATTTTCCTTGGATAAAGAATGGCTTCGGTCAAGGGGCTTTGTTTTTGCTGTTTTAGGAAGACATACGTAAATAATAACTGAAAGTAAGAAACAACAAAAACGAAACTACACATtagttattgaattaatataaaaacattcaGAGCAAATTAAAGcgaaaaagagggaaaaaaacaaaagagtaCACATCATAGTAGAGTCATTCTTTCAAAGCATGCTGTCAGCACGAGATGGTAATCTCCTGAAGAAATTGCTGGGTATGGAGGGTAGCTTAGTTCGAAATCTAGGATGTCGTAGCCAAATTAAGCCCGCAACGAAAGCAACTATCTTGAAGGGTGTCACATACAGCACGACTGCTGCAATTAGGCAGAAAATTACAAAGAGGCTGCTTGCTCTTGGGTCTCTCCAGCTCAACAGTGCCTGAAACCTCTCCCCTTGCGTTGCCATGTCTCCTACTACTGTCTGTATCCTTCCAGCCACACTTCTCAGTCTATCATACCTCATACGCACCACGTCTTGCTGCTTAGAAGTAGGAAAAGTGTCGAATTCTTCATCTAGTTCATCTAGGTGAACTGCTTCAGCCCATGAAAGTTTGGTATCCATGTGAGGAGGATGCCTTGGCCGGAATCGGTAATTCCATATTCCGATGATGAACATATATAGGAAAATTGTTGGGAGGATCAATTCTGGATAGCAAATCAGTATGAGAAATAGAACATGAACAAGAATTGTAGTTACTGGGTTCTTCCAGTAACGCACTTCACCAAGCCACTTGTTCATAGAGATTATGCCGGAAAATAGTGAGACAATCCTGAAGAAGTTAGCTTTGCTTCTTCTCATGCTCCACATATGAGAATCTACATCCAGCATATACTCTACTACCTCTTTCCTTAGTGGTGGCTCGGCACGGCCGAGCCTCACTGCTACTATATTCATGGCCTGATACCTCAAGCTATCTAACTGGTTAACTGTGAAGGGATGTAGATAATGCATTTTTGGCAATAACGGGTGTCCGTAGAGGTAGATCATACTTGCAAGAGATAAACAAGTAAATCTTACTGCTAATTGGAGTTCCCCCATTTTCTTCACCCCTGATGGACTTAGAACAAGAAGTGGGTAAGAGTGGGTGTAAATCCTATCTGTTTCTAGGGTTGATAGCCGGATTCTAACCTTCCCAATTCTTGAATCAAGTTTTGCTCCACTGCCGGATGCCGGTTTTTCATTTCCGCCCAAGTGGCAGTTGTCGAAGACCCCCAATGTGATCACTGTGCAAGGGTCGTAAACCTCCCAAGTGTACTGCTCGTTCCATTTGGGGTTAAAGCTTTCAAGGATTGTTCTTGTTCGCACCCACTTCAGCCCATATTTGGCAACACAATAAGCATCTGTGGTTCCCCTACCATCTCTTTGTTTCATTGGGAGGAGCCCTTGAGCGCTCAAGATGCCTACTTCAAGGATCCCGATTGGTTGCTTCCATAGCTGCCTAGCTGTGGGACGTTGGTCGCTTATATACATTGTTGATTCGTCTAGTACATGATAAGCACCCTCAAGGCAGGCTCTCAGATGAATCCTGCTGGAGAATTTGTGTTCATGCCTTTTATCTCCTTCCAAAACACCAAACCCAAATTTTTCAAGATTGAACCATTTGGAATGAACCGGGCGGTGATCCAAGCGCCTCTCAAATATGTTGAGTGGCAAATGTATCTTTCCCataatttcatcttttgcaGGTGGtaccttattttcaattgtAAGTACTAACTGTTCTTCGAATGGTTCAGCTGCAACAAAGATCAGATCCTCGTTCCAAAGAGGATTAGTGGTTTTGGTTGGACATAACTTGGTTTTGAGTATTTGGTTTCCAAGTTGAGCCTTCACAAAAGCCTGTGGTAATTGGCCTCTGTCATGGGGCTCTACATCCTGAGCTTCAATCACATTAACTCTGAGATACCACAATTTGGGTGAAACATAAACTTTTGATCGGATATTGAAAACACCCTCTCCTTTAACTGTGGCAGCATCTGAGTGCCATGCTTCAGGGAAAGCTTCATCAGCTTGTGTTCCCATCCAAACTGCAAGCATAATCTCTCCTTTCACCTTGCGATCGCCTCGACGGTCCTCTAGTCTGTACCATTGCGGTGCCAAAGGGCTATCCGGTGGAACTCTTGTGGGCACTTCGTGCATGTCAAATAGCACCCTTCCTAAGTAGTCATCTCTGGCTACCATCTCTTTGTCCCTGACAAATACTTCAAGAACTGACGATTGAATCTTGTCTTTGGAGAATGCAAAAACTTGTTTCCATTCGGGGTTTGTTTTCTTCTCGAAGTGCTGTGTTTTTCCCTTGTAATTTCCAACCTTAACTTCAACGTAAGGATCACAGTTTCCTGTCAAAGGGTTTGGGGGAAGATCTCTGGCTTTCACCACTCGAACATACAGATAAAACATCTGCTCAACAAGATCATATGTGCTTGTAGCTCTTTCACTGCTTATCCAGCCACCTGCTCCACGTATTCCTCCATGTGGCCATCGTTCTCCAAGCTGTGGCTTTGTGTCCTTCAACTTATAGTCTTCTCGTTGATGGGGAGCAGATAGCGGATTCATTGTCACTAGCTTGAAGATCCTCTGGAAGTTTCCTCCCTAAAATTTCTTCTTGCTTCAAAATCTGCAGGTTGTTTATATGTTGGATTGTAGTGACTTCTTTAATCTACCCCGCCTCTTTATCTGCAATTGCACAAAATGGAATTAGCTAATGCTGGAGCAGTAGAATCCAGCTGTAGAAACTGCAAGAATTTTTCACTGGTCTTGTAGCTTCAGTGGAAAATTATAATCATCATTAATTGTATTGATGAAGAGATTTTGCAATTTTCCAGACTCTATTAACATATGGATTGTAAAGATGAACTCACCTTCAGGATACAAGAATAACAGCTTTTGTAGCTCAAGAGTTGTTGATAGCCAGCCCCTTTATTGACTTACTCTTAAGCCATAGATTTTTCTCTTCCCAAGAAAGTTCTGAACAGTAATGCTCATTTCTTGTTGTAAGAAGCATATTTCGGCATCATGATTTTCAAGGCACttggaaattttgattttgatgagtACCTGCAGGTTCCAAAAGGGGTTTAGCTACAGCttgagttttctttctttctgagAGCAGATTTAATGGTCCTCCCAGTTTCATATAACTATGTGCATGCAAAAGAATCTTAATATTAAAAGGAAAAGTTAGGGGAAAATTAGTGAAGTTTTTGGTTGAAAAAGTGATATATGCCTGCATTATCAAGTGAGCTGGAGGTGTAATGTGGAAGCTATTGCTCTGTCATTTGCATTAGTGCTCatcaaaaatcattttataattatgtgtCCACCGAATTCAAAGAGATTTGTTTCCGAAATTTACACTGGCATAAGATGATTGACAGCCCACTTGGGAGGACAAAGATAGACTTTCCCAGATTCTTTAAGATAAGTGATCTTTATTTCTTATACTGTCAAAGATTAGTGGCCTTTATTTATTATACTGTCAAAGATAAtcttttagatatttatatacaatttattctTTCTCCACTTGATGTTAAAGAATAATCTTGCTACCACATTGCTTTTCCAATTCTTTACAAGTGCAATATActcttaaaagttaataaaattagtgaagtatcaaaatttttatgaaaaatattttgattcaaatct from Mangifera indica cultivar Alphonso chromosome 8, CATAS_Mindica_2.1, whole genome shotgun sequence includes:
- the LOC123222350 gene encoding FT-interacting protein 1-like; its protein translation is MNPLSAPHQREDYKLKDTKPQLGERWPHGGIRGAGGWISSERATSTYDLVEQMFYLYVRVVKARDLPPNPLTGNCDPYVEVKVGNYKGKTQHFEKKTNPEWKQVFAFSKDKIQSSVLEVFVRDKEMVARDDYLGRVLFDMHEVPTRVPPDSPLAPQWYRLEDRRGDRKVKGEIMLAVWMGTQADEAFPEAWHSDAATVKGEGVFNIRSKVYVSPKLWYLRVNVIEAQDVEPHDRGQLPQAFVKAQLGNQILKTKLCPTKTTNPLWNEDLIFVAAEPFEEQLVLTIENKVPPAKDEIMGKIHLPLNIFERRLDHRPVHSKWFNLEKFGFGVLEGDKRHEHKFSSRIHLRACLEGAYHVLDESTMYISDQRPTARQLWKQPIGILEVGILSAQGLLPMKQRDGRGTTDAYCVAKYGLKWVRTRTILESFNPKWNEQYTWEVYDPCTVITLGVFDNCHLGGNEKPASGSGAKLDSRIGKVRIRLSTLETDRIYTHSYPLLVLSPSGVKKMGELQLAVRFTCLSLASMIYLYGHPLLPKMHYLHPFTVNQLDSLRYQAMNIVAVRLGRAEPPLRKEVVEYMLDVDSHMWSMRRSKANFFRIVSLFSGIISMNKWLGEVRYWKNPVTTILVHVLFLILICYPELILPTIFLYMFIIGIWNYRFRPRHPPHMDTKLSWAEAVHLDELDEEFDTFPTSKQQDVVRMRYDRLRSVAGRIQTVVGDMATQGERFQALLSWRDPRASSLFVIFCLIAAVVLYVTPFKIVAFVAGLIWLRHPRFRTKLPSIPSNFFRRLPSRADSML